One window from the genome of Pseudomonas fluorescens encodes:
- the hemL gene encoding glutamate-1-semialdehyde 2,1-aminomutase, protein MSRSETLFANAQKHIPGGVNSPVRAFKSVGGTPLFFKHAEGAYVTDEDDKRYVDYVGSWGPMILGHSHPDVLDAVRKQLVHGLSYGAPTAMETEMADLVCSIVPSMEMVRMVSSGTEATMSAIRLARGYTGRDSIIKFEGCYHGHSDSLLVKAGSGALTQGVPSSAGVPAAFAKHTLTLPFNDLEEVEKMLGEVGQEVACIIVEPVAGNMNCVPPAPGFLEGLRSLCDQHGVVLIFDEVMTGFRVALGGAQAHYGVTPDLSTFGKIIGGGMPVGCFGGKRAIMECIAPLGPVYQAGTLSGNPLAMAAGLTTLRLISRPGFHAELTDYTTRLLDGLQIRADAAGIPFVTTQAGGMFGLYFSGADDIVTFEDVMASDADRFKRFFHLMLDGGVYLAPSAFEAGFTSIAHGETELKITLDAAERAFAALK, encoded by the coding sequence ATGTCCCGTTCCGAAACCCTGTTTGCCAATGCCCAGAAACACATCCCCGGCGGCGTTAACTCGCCTGTTCGTGCGTTCAAGAGCGTCGGCGGCACCCCGCTGTTCTTCAAGCACGCCGAAGGCGCATACGTCACCGACGAAGACGACAAGCGCTATGTGGACTACGTCGGTTCCTGGGGCCCGATGATCCTCGGCCACAGCCATCCGGACGTGCTGGATGCGGTGCGCAAGCAATTGGTCCACGGCCTGTCCTACGGGGCCCCGACCGCGATGGAGACCGAGATGGCCGACCTGGTCTGCTCGATCGTGCCATCGATGGAAATGGTGCGCATGGTCAGCTCCGGCACCGAGGCGACCATGAGTGCGATCCGCCTGGCGCGGGGCTACACCGGGCGCGACAGCATCATCAAGTTCGAAGGCTGCTACCACGGCCACTCCGACAGCCTGCTGGTCAAGGCCGGTTCCGGCGCACTGACCCAGGGCGTGCCGAGCTCGGCCGGTGTGCCGGCGGCGTTCGCCAAACACACCCTGACCCTGCCGTTCAACGACCTCGAAGAAGTCGAGAAGATGCTCGGCGAAGTCGGCCAGGAAGTGGCCTGCATCATCGTCGAGCCGGTGGCCGGCAACATGAACTGCGTGCCGCCGGCGCCGGGTTTCCTCGAAGGCCTGCGCAGCCTGTGCGACCAGCATGGCGTGGTGTTGATTTTCGATGAAGTGATGACCGGCTTCCGCGTGGCCCTCGGTGGCGCCCAGGCCCATTACGGCGTCACGCCGGACCTGAGCACCTTCGGCAAGATCATCGGCGGCGGCATGCCGGTCGGCTGTTTCGGCGGCAAGCGCGCCATCATGGAATGCATCGCACCGCTGGGCCCGGTCTACCAGGCCGGGACGCTGTCGGGCAACCCGTTGGCCATGGCCGCCGGCCTGACCACCCTGCGCCTGATCAGCCGCCCGGGCTTCCACGCCGAACTGACCGACTACACCACTCGCCTGCTCGACGGCCTGCAGATCCGCGCCGATGCGGCGGGTATCCCCTTCGTGACCACCCAGGCCGGCGGCATGTTTGGCCTGTATTTCAGTGGCGCCGATGACATCGTCACCTTCGAAGACGTCATGGCCAGCGATGCCGACCGCTTCAAGCGCTTCTTCCACCTGATGCTCGACGGCGGCGTGTACCTGGCCCCGAGTGCGTTCGAAGCCGGCTTCACCTCCATCGCCCATGGCGAGACCGAGCTGAAGATCACCCTCGATGCAGCCGAGCGGGCCTTCGCGGCACTGAAGTAA